One window from the genome of Paenibacillus azoreducens encodes:
- the cspD gene encoding cold-shock protein CspD, with amino-acid sequence METGTVKWFNSEKGFGFIEVEGGSDVFVHFSAIVGDGYKSLDEGQRVEFNIVQGNRGPQAENVVKL; translated from the coding sequence TTGGAAACAGGAACAGTAAAATGGTTTAACTCAGAAAAAGGCTTCGGTTTTATCGAAGTTGAAGGCGGTAGCGACGTATTCGTACACTTCAGCGCAATCGTTGGAGACGGCTACAAATCTTTGGACGAAGGCCAACGCGTAGAATTCAACATCGTGCAAGGCAACCGCGGACCACAAGCTGAAAACGTAGTAAAGCTCTAA
- a CDS encoding PadR family transcriptional regulator translates to MAVNKELLKGSTAILLLTVLNRKEMYGYELIKEIERSSEGVFLMKEGTLYPILHTLEAEGWLDAYWSTYDGRKRKYYRITDQGRNQLREKKEEWIQFRTAVDRVIGEGMS, encoded by the coding sequence ATGGCGGTCAATAAGGAGTTATTAAAAGGAAGTACGGCTATTTTGCTGCTTACGGTACTGAATAGAAAAGAAATGTATGGCTACGAATTGATCAAGGAAATCGAGCGGAGTTCGGAAGGTGTATTTTTGATGAAGGAAGGCACGTTATATCCCATTTTACATACGCTGGAGGCTGAAGGTTGGCTGGATGCTTACTGGAGTACGTATGATGGGAGAAAGCGCAAGTACTACCGGATAACCGATCAGGGTAGAAACCAGCTTCGGGAGAAAAAGGAAGAGTGGATACAATTCCGAACAGCGGTGGACCGCGTTATTGGGGAGGGGATGTCATGA
- a CDS encoding FtsW/RodA/SpoVE family cell cycle protein, with amino-acid sequence MSRPEENGAVAIFLNQVCSHVRAKELHPEIREELSSHIVEQMEMLQENGMSVEAAAAEAICQMGDPALIGRNFHQAHKPVMEWKLVVILALMALIGIFGVFTAQESGMYPQFGTSLIERKVLFTLLGLAFLVGFYFVDYCKLQKYSGVLFFGALVLMAYAYFAEIDINGRRVFLVFGPFSINAMAASLPVLLFALAGMKPAKEWRGGWEYLIQLVYRGILPIMLFVQSSSWFYGLIYLIGFLLLTWVTKKNTPQFLVLILPLLSLYILVLTRVGQLQHRLQAFLYPTSDDSYQIIQTKAAIVSAGWFGHGFAAQLDTLPYVYSDSLFPYLIYCFGWGSGILITGLVICFIIRFWKMNVLIQDVYAKRIMLGWMAVYAIRMLWPILMAFGIVPIVGEVLPFIGYSGMMQVVDFAAAGLLLSLFRRKNMIPGEIENPSLHPN; translated from the coding sequence ATGAGTCGGCCTGAAGAAAACGGGGCTGTAGCGATTTTTTTGAATCAGGTATGCAGTCATGTTCGAGCCAAGGAATTGCATCCCGAAATACGCGAAGAGCTATCCTCCCATATTGTTGAGCAGATGGAAATGCTGCAGGAGAATGGGATGAGCGTGGAAGCCGCCGCTGCCGAAGCAATCTGTCAGATGGGGGACCCTGCTCTTATCGGCAGGAATTTTCATCAGGCACATAAGCCGGTCATGGAATGGAAATTGGTTGTTATTTTGGCGTTGATGGCGTTGATCGGCATTTTTGGGGTGTTTACCGCCCAGGAATCGGGGATGTATCCTCAGTTTGGTACTTCGCTCATCGAAAGGAAAGTGTTGTTTACTCTTCTTGGTCTTGCCTTCTTGGTTGGATTCTATTTTGTGGATTATTGTAAATTACAGAAATATTCTGGCGTATTGTTTTTCGGTGCCCTCGTGCTTATGGCATACGCGTATTTTGCGGAAATAGACATAAATGGAAGAAGAGTGTTTCTCGTTTTTGGTCCATTTAGTATTAATGCAATGGCCGCATCGCTCCCGGTGCTTCTCTTTGCTTTGGCAGGAATGAAACCGGCAAAAGAGTGGCGAGGAGGCTGGGAATACCTTATCCAACTCGTATACCGGGGTATATTACCTATTATGCTTTTTGTTCAGTCATCTTCCTGGTTTTATGGCCTTATCTATCTGATTGGCTTTTTGCTGCTGACATGGGTCACCAAGAAGAATACACCACAATTTCTCGTACTGATCCTACCGCTGCTGTCTCTCTACATACTTGTGCTTACCCGGGTTGGACAATTGCAGCATCGGCTGCAAGCTTTCCTTTATCCGACCAGTGATGACAGCTACCAAATCATCCAAACCAAAGCGGCGATTGTCTCCGCAGGATGGTTTGGGCATGGATTTGCGGCACAGCTTGATACGCTTCCCTATGTTTACAGTGATTCGCTATTCCCGTATCTGATTTATTGTTTTGGCTGGGGCTCTGGAATACTTATCACCGGGCTTGTAATCTGTTTTATCATTCGTTTTTGGAAAATGAATGTTCTCATTCAGGATGTGTATGCGAAGAGAATCATGCTTGGATGGATGGCAGTATATGCCATCAGGATGTTATGGCCGATCCTTATGGCCTTTGGTATTGTTCCTATAGTCGGGGAGGTATTGCCATTCATCGGATACAGCGGGATGATGCAGGTTGTTGACTTTGCCGCTGCCGGGCTGCTGCTGTCTTTATTCAGACGGAAGAATATGATTCCTGGAGAAATTGAAAATCCATCCCTACATCCAAATTAA
- a CDS encoding PP2C family serine/threonine-protein phosphatase — MNIHHISIQGAGEWNEDAVILRSDGGFYGVIDGATSLVPFRSVHGETGGRLASQIIKDYFKQIPGDDRRDLETLAKEANKRLGEAMRAEGIRMDRKSELWTAAMAVVRVKEHHIEYVQAGDCMIMALYQDGSIRTITRDHVAHIGEESMAVWKKGIDSGIRSKEALRGMVLPHLLENREKMNTRGGYSVLNGLPDADRYLEYGKINRIRLSGLLLVTDGLFYPEAWPQPEAENDNLRPDEELLRRVASEGLERYAKRLLALEEDDPECIRYPRLKMSDDKTGIWITF; from the coding sequence GTGAACATACATCATATTTCGATTCAAGGCGCCGGAGAGTGGAATGAAGATGCCGTTATTTTGCGTTCGGACGGGGGATTCTATGGTGTAATTGACGGGGCGACTTCGCTTGTTCCTTTTCGGAGTGTCCATGGAGAAACAGGCGGAAGGTTGGCATCACAGATCATTAAGGATTATTTCAAACAGATTCCAGGCGATGATCGGCGGGATTTGGAGACCTTGGCGAAAGAAGCCAACAAGCGGCTGGGAGAAGCCATGCGGGCGGAAGGCATTCGGATGGATCGCAAAAGCGAGCTGTGGACGGCTGCCATGGCGGTAGTCCGAGTCAAGGAGCATCATATCGAATACGTGCAGGCCGGCGACTGCATGATCATGGCATTGTACCAAGATGGTTCCATACGGACGATCACACGCGATCATGTCGCTCATATCGGCGAAGAGTCGATGGCGGTCTGGAAAAAAGGAATCGATTCCGGAATTCGCAGCAAAGAGGCGCTGCGGGGGATGGTGCTACCTCACTTGCTGGAAAACAGGGAGAAGATGAACACCAGAGGCGGATATTCCGTATTGAATGGTTTGCCGGATGCGGATCGATACCTGGAGTACGGAAAAATCAACCGGATACGGCTTTCGGGTCTGCTGCTGGTGACGGATGGGCTTTTTTATCCGGAGGCATGGCCGCAGCCAGAAGCGGAGAACGACAACCTAAGGCCGGATGAGGAGCTCCTGCGCCGCGTCGCTTCGGAAGGACTAGAGCGTTATGCCAAGCGGCTGCTGGCTTTGGAAGAGGACGATCCCGAGTGCATCCGCTACCCTCGCTTGAAAATGTCGGATGATAAAACAGGCATTTGGATCACGTTCTAG
- a CDS encoding AAA family ATPase translates to MERETYRIAQEADRFVGRVEERSQLSKWLQDETARSRIFSITGMGGIGKSSLMSQLSRLGKNAGCVCLWLDGRSFTPTPASFLESLSAAASLEQLEQAEPGSLRILTKAGPLKRVMLFIDNFEELSLLEGWLLDAFLPKLSSAGVAVLLASRPRLPITWITHPVWGLRMTEFRLAHFTNQEMVDYIQSFGTFPDETVGRLARLSDGHPLALALSVETAIKDKACGPDKQIISQSISARVLRELASEKLQPMVDVLTVLPEANQEMLSRLTGRTVTTQQFRELAGLSFVRSGTGGLALHDVARMHLLKDFRQREPKRLLELQCSSAQLLYGKFQRADRKQRRGIASQMLMLSKELLSPHRGYADFSGDSIPPLEQPNAADLPNLHQMLEEWCVYSVDPHMNRSYHDFLDELADRFPESIAIVRDSQGRPAGMFIIVLVYYETGLLLQRYFPNELSECFTEEEWKCEPDKADTYFPVLTAATNSMSGYSKEEIIGLLMLDHLSLLGDGSRAILVATNDVLKQQLRGIGFRIRPTATRNCDVSWAEAHILELDLREGNFGDWVLSFFKGSGEMESVMMDVFHALSPGDQERQLRKILLSLHDPVELEKYAGAFPGVGSGIDLQRFMLRLMKISGEAGLTEEYGSLLYAAYWQHAGNSDAAALECSMSRATFYRYLKKAIANFARVLAAQLQNSAMEPEH, encoded by the coding sequence ATGGAGCGAGAAACATACCGGATAGCACAGGAAGCCGACCGCTTTGTCGGAAGGGTGGAGGAACGGTCGCAGTTATCGAAGTGGCTTCAGGATGAAACGGCAAGGAGCCGGATATTTTCGATCACCGGCATGGGAGGGATCGGAAAATCCTCCTTAATGTCACAGCTGTCCCGGCTCGGCAAAAATGCGGGTTGTGTATGCCTGTGGTTGGATGGCCGGTCATTTACGCCTACGCCGGCGTCCTTTTTGGAGAGTTTATCGGCTGCCGCCTCACTGGAACAGCTGGAGCAAGCCGAACCGGGTTCGCTGCGCATTTTGACGAAAGCCGGACCGCTGAAGCGGGTTATGCTGTTCATAGATAATTTCGAGGAGCTGTCCCTGCTTGAGGGCTGGCTGCTGGATGCGTTTTTGCCCAAGCTGTCTTCCGCAGGCGTCGCGGTTCTGCTTGCTTCGCGGCCGCGCCTGCCTATAACATGGATTACCCATCCAGTATGGGGGCTCAGAATGACGGAGTTTCGGCTGGCGCATTTTACGAATCAAGAAATGGTCGACTATATCCAATCCTTCGGGACTTTCCCGGACGAAACGGTTGGACGGCTGGCGAGGTTGAGCGATGGCCATCCGCTGGCTTTGGCTTTGTCCGTCGAAACGGCCATCAAAGACAAGGCTTGCGGGCCGGACAAACAGATTATTTCGCAGTCCATCAGCGCCCGCGTGCTTCGCGAACTGGCCTCGGAGAAGCTGCAGCCGATGGTGGATGTTCTAACGGTCCTACCCGAAGCCAATCAGGAGATGCTGTCCCGTTTGACCGGCAGGACGGTCACTACGCAGCAGTTTCGCGAGCTGGCCGGACTATCCTTCGTTCGTTCCGGAACTGGGGGGCTGGCGCTGCATGACGTTGCCAGAATGCATCTGCTGAAGGACTTCCGGCAGCGGGAACCGAAGCGGCTTCTTGAGCTGCAGTGCTCCTCGGCACAGCTGCTGTATGGGAAGTTCCAGCGTGCGGACCGCAAGCAGCGCCGCGGAATCGCGTCGCAAATGCTGATGCTGAGCAAGGAGCTCCTATCTCCCCACAGAGGGTATGCGGATTTTTCGGGCGATTCGATCCCTCCTCTTGAGCAGCCTAACGCTGCGGACCTGCCCAATCTGCACCAGATGCTGGAAGAATGGTGCGTTTACAGCGTCGATCCTCATATGAACCGGTCCTACCATGATTTTCTGGATGAGCTTGCCGACCGCTTTCCCGAAAGCATCGCGATTGTACGCGATAGCCAAGGACGGCCCGCCGGCATGTTTATCATTGTACTGGTCTATTATGAAACGGGTTTGCTCCTTCAGCGTTATTTTCCGAATGAATTGTCGGAATGCTTCACGGAAGAGGAATGGAAATGCGAGCCTGACAAGGCAGATACATACTTCCCGGTATTGACCGCCGCTACGAATTCGATGTCGGGTTATTCGAAGGAAGAGATCATCGGGCTCTTAATGCTGGATCATTTGTCCCTGCTTGGGGATGGAAGCCGGGCCATTCTCGTTGCTACCAACGATGTCCTAAAGCAGCAGCTGCGCGGTATCGGTTTCCGCATCCGGCCGACGGCCACCCGAAATTGCGACGTATCATGGGCGGAAGCCCATATATTGGAACTCGACCTCCGCGAGGGGAATTTTGGAGATTGGGTGCTTTCGTTTTTTAAAGGAAGCGGGGAGATGGAGAGCGTTATGATGGATGTCTTCCACGCGTTGAGCCCAGGCGATCAAGAACGGCAATTAAGAAAAATACTTCTGTCGCTGCATGATCCGGTGGAACTGGAGAAATATGCGGGTGCATTTCCTGGCGTGGGCAGCGGCATCGATTTACAGCGGTTCATGCTCCGGTTAATGAAAATATCCGGGGAAGCCGGGCTGACGGAAGAATACGGTTCCCTTTTATACGCCGCTTATTGGCAGCACGCCGGTAATTCGGATGCCGCAGCGTTGGAGTGCAGCATGAGCAGGGCGACCTTCTATCGCTATCTGAAAAAAGCGATTGCCAATTTTGCCCGGGTGCTGGCGGCACAGCTTCAAAATAGCGCCATGGAACCTGAACATTAG
- a CDS encoding S-layer homology domain-containing protein has product MKRGLKLVVSWLFILTVFTGFIPGNLFLSRVSAASNELIWPNPGAVNLTKTADPAGKGQWNITLTVEGKNIKTTSDVVLVIDRSGSMDKSGRMTNAKSAANKFIDNLLIKDSTTRIAVVTFDKTASEKSSFVEFGQKDRLKNVIKEITVSGEGTNIQAGLNKARMMLAGSQAQNKVIVLLSDGAPTYSYKASHAAAFGWPDKKFDFTLYDFDYNDNQILGNGKDYKLDEGFFGIGRQVYTVNGKNVTNNGIASLSEAKLAWDGGIGIYSIGLEVGKDADAKYVLNSAQNKGYYSSSSADLSKVFSELSGQISYAAQKAVVTDPMGEMFNKVGEPKVSQGTIAWDDKTETFTWNVGSIMEGSPATLTYKVEMDPKKHPDPDTLYPTNGTTTINYTDINKDNVTKNFEVPKVNFGKGSITIKGYRVNADGQPVNAEGVVVEKAELAQQLYNQPFKQDGKESLDINKTYSVAAPNVEGYQLEVGDNPTKVNLTIDKPTPTVWFGFMEAAEQHVAVKYLEKGTNKVLAEPSEAKGIKGQQILLEAKKINGFTAEKESDKYTFTGKEGQEYAFYYTADKQTVTVKYLEKSTGKPLKDPVTVDGFTGKAVMIDAPAISGYAPEESSINYTFIAKDGQELIIYYQAVGQQVRVQHLLEGTEKELAEPTIQKGHAGDKVNVALPLPGYTPVKDTGTYTFTADEKQTHTVYYTADKQTVSIRYVDQATNEEIQDRATKEGVTGQVITLIAPPIAGYTPVEAEGKYTFTAEQEGQQYTFYYTAEKPGEEIRTINVRYLEEGTNQELQEPTTRQGEVGKKILLEAPHFEGYVTDQYVVEYPVTSEEKQEYIFYYKKEAPEAEQRTVQIHHVDQETEQPIADPTPLTGKVGEKLQWQAEPITVADEVYTPVEFNHEYLITEAPEQEYTVYYKKGKDETIQQLLVKFLDKVTNAELGQKTYSGRAEDAITIKPDPITVGGAVYKPEQAEYSYRFTGEPHQELIIYFIKDEIPVEKDQEVTVKYLEQGTGAVLAAPTVEKGKAGSTVTLKAASISGYTPVKSSTVYQFENKAGQEFIFYYTKNSPVTPPTDPTPSTPGSSSGNSGSVTPLPPAPPVVKPSPPAPPAVTPLPPAPPKLETATHYNYINGYPDGMIKPENNISREEVAAIFYRLMDDATRSDYLKSTSSYKDVEASRWSSKNIATMENAKVITGYPDGTFKPGRPITRAEFAAIASRFDDLDEQKNTLFSDIKGHWAEKYIVSAANKGWIKGYPEGQFKPDQYITRAEAMAFINSVLNRKVKVEGIHKDAKTWPDNTPNKWYYTDVLEATNYHEYSRNNDQTEAWQQVKPDRVYP; this is encoded by the coding sequence ATGAAGCGGGGTTTAAAACTTGTAGTATCATGGCTGTTCATATTGACGGTGTTCACAGGATTCATTCCAGGCAATCTATTCTTAAGCCGGGTATCCGCAGCATCAAACGAGCTTATCTGGCCGAATCCCGGAGCAGTCAATCTGACCAAGACGGCCGATCCTGCAGGGAAAGGTCAATGGAATATCACGTTGACTGTTGAAGGAAAGAACATTAAAACGACCTCGGATGTCGTGCTGGTCATCGACCGGTCCGGAAGTATGGACAAATCGGGCCGGATGACCAATGCCAAGTCAGCGGCGAACAAGTTTATCGATAATCTGCTGATCAAAGATTCGACGACGAGAATCGCAGTCGTGACTTTCGATAAGACGGCGAGTGAAAAATCCTCCTTTGTTGAATTCGGACAGAAGGACAGGTTAAAGAACGTAATCAAAGAAATCACTGTCAGCGGAGAAGGCACCAACATTCAGGCGGGATTGAATAAAGCACGCATGATGCTGGCGGGAAGCCAGGCGCAAAATAAGGTTATCGTGTTATTAAGCGACGGCGCGCCGACTTACAGTTACAAGGCGTCGCATGCAGCGGCCTTTGGCTGGCCGGACAAAAAGTTTGACTTTACCTTGTACGATTTCGATTATAATGACAATCAGATTCTCGGTAACGGCAAGGATTACAAACTGGATGAAGGATTTTTTGGAATAGGCCGCCAGGTATATACCGTTAACGGCAAAAACGTAACAAACAATGGTATTGCATCCTTATCGGAAGCCAAACTTGCCTGGGACGGGGGCATAGGCATTTACTCGATCGGTCTTGAAGTCGGAAAAGACGCCGACGCCAAATACGTGCTGAACAGCGCCCAGAACAAAGGTTATTATTCATCCAGCAGCGCGGATTTGAGCAAGGTATTCTCCGAGCTGTCAGGTCAGATTTCCTACGCTGCCCAGAAAGCTGTCGTCACCGATCCCATGGGCGAGATGTTCAACAAGGTCGGCGAACCGAAGGTTTCGCAAGGAACCATTGCTTGGGACGACAAAACGGAAACCTTCACATGGAACGTCGGCAGCATTATGGAGGGTTCTCCGGCTACTTTGACCTACAAGGTCGAAATGGATCCGAAGAAACATCCTGATCCGGATACGTTGTATCCGACCAATGGAACCACAACCATAAACTATACTGACATTAATAAGGATAATGTTACGAAGAACTTCGAAGTACCGAAGGTGAACTTTGGTAAAGGGTCCATTACCATAAAAGGCTATCGAGTGAATGCAGATGGTCAGCCGGTCAATGCCGAAGGCGTGGTTGTCGAAAAAGCCGAGCTTGCGCAGCAATTGTACAATCAGCCGTTCAAGCAGGACGGGAAGGAATCGCTGGATATCAATAAAACGTATTCCGTGGCGGCTCCTAACGTCGAAGGTTATCAGCTCGAAGTAGGCGACAATCCTACCAAAGTGAACTTGACTATAGATAAACCGACCCCAACGGTCTGGTTCGGGTTCATGGAGGCTGCCGAGCAGCATGTAGCGGTCAAGTATTTAGAAAAAGGAACGAATAAAGTACTGGCTGAACCGTCGGAAGCAAAGGGCATTAAGGGACAGCAAATTCTGCTTGAAGCGAAGAAAATCAATGGGTTTACCGCCGAAAAGGAAAGCGACAAGTATACCTTTACGGGCAAAGAAGGCCAGGAGTATGCATTCTACTATACTGCCGACAAGCAAACGGTGACCGTCAAATACCTGGAGAAGAGTACCGGGAAGCCGCTTAAAGATCCTGTCACTGTAGATGGCTTTACAGGCAAGGCCGTCATGATCGATGCTCCTGCCATTTCGGGTTACGCGCCTGAGGAGTCAAGCATAAACTACACGTTTATCGCAAAAGATGGCCAGGAATTGATCATCTATTATCAAGCCGTCGGGCAGCAGGTAAGGGTGCAGCATTTGCTGGAAGGCACAGAGAAAGAATTGGCTGAGCCAACGATCCAAAAAGGCCATGCCGGCGATAAAGTAAATGTGGCGCTGCCGCTTCCGGGTTACACTCCGGTCAAGGATACCGGGACGTATACGTTCACAGCGGATGAAAAGCAGACCCATACCGTGTACTACACGGCAGATAAACAAACGGTATCCATCCGTTATGTGGACCAAGCCACAAATGAAGAAATTCAGGATCGAGCGACCAAGGAAGGCGTGACGGGTCAAGTCATAACGCTGATTGCTCCTCCGATTGCAGGTTATACGCCAGTAGAAGCCGAGGGCAAGTACACGTTCACTGCAGAACAAGAAGGCCAACAGTATACATTCTACTACACAGCTGAAAAGCCGGGAGAGGAAATCCGGACGATTAACGTCAGATACCTGGAAGAGGGAACGAATCAGGAACTTCAAGAACCTACGACCCGTCAAGGCGAGGTAGGCAAAAAAATCCTGCTTGAAGCTCCGCACTTCGAAGGTTATGTCACTGATCAATACGTCGTCGAATATCCGGTAACGTCTGAAGAGAAACAGGAATACATCTTCTATTACAAGAAAGAAGCCCCTGAAGCTGAGCAGCGAACGGTACAAATTCATCATGTTGATCAAGAAACGGAGCAGCCCATTGCAGATCCAACGCCGCTTACCGGCAAGGTAGGCGAAAAACTACAGTGGCAGGCTGAGCCGATTACTGTTGCGGATGAAGTATATACGCCGGTGGAATTTAACCATGAATATCTCATTACAGAAGCCCCGGAACAGGAATACACCGTTTACTACAAAAAGGGCAAGGATGAGACGATTCAGCAGCTTCTGGTCAAATTTCTGGATAAAGTAACGAATGCGGAATTGGGACAAAAGACGTATTCAGGAAGAGCGGAAGATGCAATCACGATCAAGCCGGACCCGATCACTGTCGGCGGGGCAGTATACAAACCGGAGCAAGCGGAGTACTCCTACCGATTTACGGGAGAGCCGCATCAGGAACTGATCATTTATTTCATCAAAGACGAGATTCCGGTTGAGAAGGATCAAGAAGTAACCGTGAAGTACCTTGAACAGGGAACAGGAGCCGTATTGGCAGCTCCGACCGTTGAGAAAGGCAAGGCCGGCAGCACCGTTACCTTAAAGGCTGCTTCTATATCCGGTTATACGCCTGTAAAGTCTTCCACCGTATATCAGTTTGAGAATAAAGCAGGTCAGGAGTTTATTTTCTACTATACAAAAAATAGTCCGGTAACGCCGCCTACCGATCCGACCCCAAGTACCCCTGGTTCTTCCTCGGGTAATTCGGGAAGCGTAACGCCGCTGCCTCCGGCACCGCCGGTTGTTAAGCCATCACCTCCAGCGCCGCCAGCCGTTACGCCGCTGCCTCCGGCACCTCCGAAGCTTGAGACGGCAACCCATTACAACTATATCAATGGGTATCCCGACGGTATGATCAAACCGGAGAACAACATCAGCCGCGAAGAAGTGGCAGCCATTTTCTACCGGTTGATGGATGATGCAACGCGCAGTGACTATTTGAAGAGCACCAGCTCCTATAAAGATGTTGAAGCTTCGCGTTGGTCCAGCAAAAACATTGCTACCATGGAAAACGCGAAAGTTATTACCGGCTATCCGGATGGAACCTTTAAACCGGGCCGCCCTATCACCAGAGCGGAGTTTGCGGCAATCGCTTCGAGATTTGACGATCTGGATGAGCAGAAGAACACGTTGTTCTCTGATATCAAGGGCCACTGGGCTGAGAAGTACATTGTTTCCGCAGCCAACAAAGGCTGGATCAAAGGTTACCCTGAGGGACAGTTTAAACCGGATCAGTACATTACGCGTGCGGAAGCCATGGCTTTCATCAACAGCGTATTAAATCGTAAAGTCAAGGTTGAGGGTATTCATAAGGATGCGAAGACATGGCCGGATAATACGCCGAATAAATGGTATTACACCGATGTGCTCGAAGCGACCAACTACCATGAATACAGCAGAAACAACGATCAAACGGAAGCTTGGCAGCAAGTGAAGCCGGATCGGGTGTATCCTTAA
- a CDS encoding anthrax toxin lethal factor-related metalloendopeptidase, with product MKWTKQILAVLIIFALVGVFPKSEVHAQDPVINQLVVLPSGNYNAKEAKAMMGRLERIPAPILKTLYDKGVKVILTNDKITNVPELSYLKGKTPRGWEGTGLTWDDVPGVSEKNVVVRIGYSKKGDNHNSFNLEIHETMHAVDRFVFGNASASPEFKSIFDKEASVEYGNDGYFSTYPEEYFAEAASMYVYNDTTRGELKANAPLTYQYVDKLFNNAE from the coding sequence ATGAAGTGGACAAAACAAATACTTGCCGTACTTATTATTTTTGCACTGGTTGGCGTGTTTCCTAAATCTGAGGTTCATGCACAAGATCCGGTCATCAATCAGTTAGTTGTCCTGCCGTCAGGCAATTATAACGCGAAGGAAGCCAAGGCCATGATGGGCCGTCTGGAGAGAATTCCTGCGCCAATCCTTAAAACTTTGTATGATAAAGGGGTCAAAGTCATTTTGACTAACGATAAGATTACGAACGTGCCTGAGCTCAGCTACTTGAAAGGGAAGACCCCAAGAGGCTGGGAAGGAACGGGGTTGACCTGGGATGATGTGCCCGGCGTCAGCGAAAAAAACGTCGTTGTCCGGATCGGTTACAGTAAAAAAGGCGACAACCACAATTCATTTAATCTCGAAATCCATGAAACCATGCATGCGGTAGATCGGTTCGTTTTCGGGAATGCAAGCGCGAGCCCTGAATTTAAAAGTATCTTCGATAAAGAAGCCAGTGTTGAATATGGCAACGATGGCTACTTTTCAACCTATCCTGAAGAGTATTTTGCCGAAGCCGCCAGCATGTATGTATACAACGACACGACACGCGGCGAATTGAAGGCAAACGCGCCGTTGACTTATCAATATGTGGACAAGCTTTTTAATAATGCCGAATAA
- the vanG gene encoding D-alanine--D-serine ligase VanG: protein MQKKSVAVLFGGCSTEYGVSLQSAASVIDHLDRDKYDLVLIGITRQGVWFRYGGSTEDIRKDRWQVHPSCIPAWISPSRDAAGIVELVGTEYRVTPVDVVFPVLHGKNGEDGTVQGLLELAGIPFVGCDTLSSAVCMDKGVASCLVRAAGIDTAESITIYAGDDLHTSAEEAERLGFPLYVKPVRSGSSFGITKAYDKFELMEGIRLAFAHDQKVIIEQNISGFEIGCAVLGQGEPLVAKIDEIELQGEFFDYDEKYSLASSKIHLPARISEETAVKAKEKAKLIYRILGCTGLARVDMFVSEDGRIIFNEVNTMPGFTAASRYPNMMNASHISYPELMDRLIQLALAKEENQ, encoded by the coding sequence ATACAGAAAAAATCGGTTGCAGTGTTGTTCGGAGGCTGCTCAACGGAATATGGGGTTTCGCTGCAATCGGCAGCTTCGGTAATAGATCATTTGGACAGGGATAAATACGATTTGGTTCTTATCGGAATTACGCGACAGGGCGTTTGGTTCAGGTATGGCGGCAGCACGGAAGATATCCGTAAAGACCGCTGGCAGGTTCATCCGAGCTGCATACCTGCATGGATATCGCCGAGCCGGGATGCGGCGGGAATCGTGGAGCTGGTCGGCACGGAATACCGCGTGACGCCGGTGGACGTCGTGTTTCCGGTGCTGCATGGCAAAAACGGCGAAGACGGCACGGTGCAAGGGCTGCTGGAGCTGGCTGGAATCCCTTTTGTCGGCTGCGATACGTTGTCCTCGGCGGTATGTATGGACAAGGGGGTTGCAAGCTGTCTTGTGCGGGCGGCCGGGATTGATACAGCCGAATCCATAACCATATATGCCGGTGACGATTTGCATACCTCGGCTGAAGAAGCCGAACGGCTTGGATTTCCGCTTTACGTCAAGCCGGTCCGTTCCGGCTCATCCTTTGGCATTACGAAGGCATACGACAAATTCGAACTCATGGAAGGCATCCGGCTGGCATTCGCACATGATCAAAAAGTGATCATCGAGCAGAATATCTCCGGATTCGAGATCGGTTGCGCTGTATTGGGCCAGGGGGAGCCGCTGGTGGCGAAAATCGACGAAATCGAGCTGCAGGGCGAATTTTTTGATTATGACGAAAAATATTCCCTCGCTTCTTCGAAAATCCATCTGCCCGCAAGAATTTCCGAAGAGACGGCGGTAAAGGCCAAAGAAAAGGCCAAGCTGATATACCGCATTTTGGGATGTACCGGCTTGGCCCGCGTGGATATGTTCGTCAGCGAAGACGGGCGTATTATCTTTAACGAAGTGAACACCATGCCGGGTTTTACGGCCGCCAGCCGTTACCCGAATATGATGAACGCCAGCCATATTTCATATCCGGAACTCATGGACCGTCTGATCCAGCTGGCTTTGGCAAAGGAGGAGAATCAATGA